Proteins encoded by one window of Lycium barbarum isolate Lr01 chromosome 11, ASM1917538v2, whole genome shotgun sequence:
- the LOC132617029 gene encoding uncharacterized protein LOC132617029 isoform X2, which produces MAGNGLPALGRVKLSDLIPLEGLPSDSYKLSVSTLSQSLAQYSAAIIQLSTSDGALLRSSLESARLYFQHKPSYPAADVIHSDDSREWCKTSGYHADPQQWQETYDFRPGLTPTEPNSDIEFPPAGLSDIFSVLGRAARDILDAISFYLNLRSSPFTEILDNVPLRNREISSSVLSVCCHARPSFEGAQHHSLTTQEDGQLGMFSDHEHQVDRSLVTIVKSDKPGLHVRDFHGHWVLVDSDLGPQEAIVYPGLALYQATAGYISPALHRTDVGNQQGSIYGRSSLSFKLMPKSMTNLNCSEMRAAGHGVEAQFQLPVPVDDFMQRSTDQLLNRSNFPTFNFPTAQDGSMKPMMRRRKSNSRSKPLPPSKRLRLEAQRVLKERVQDIADKKGIKLRFCTLKDCESHIQSLDSPCTNIRMEIGWPPGVPFVHPHDLPNKAKIGFLETYEPGWSATHDMELSLIDPGQPSQHTAN; this is translated from the exons ATGGCAGGCAATGGCCTGCCAGCTCTGGGTCGTGTGAAGCTCAGTGATTTGATACCATTGGAAGGTCTTCCTTCTGATTCGTATAAATTATCGGTCTCAACTTTGTCACAGTCATTGGCTCAGTATTCAGCTGCCATTATCCAGTTATCGACAAGTGATGGAGCACTTTTAAGGTCTAGTTTAGAGTCTGCTCGACTTTACTTTCAACACAAACCCTCTTATCCTGCTGCGGATGTTATTCATTCTGATGACTCTCGTGAGTGGTGTAAGACCTCTGGTTACCATGCAGATCCTCAACAATGGCAAGAAACTTATGATTTCAGGCCAGGGCTTACTCCTACGGAACCCAACAGTGATATTGAGTTCCCTCCTGCTGGTTTGTCTGACATATTCTCTGTGCTTGGAAGAGCAGCAAGAGATATATTGGACGCCATCAGCTTCTATTTAAATCTGCGTAGCTCCCCATTTACTGAAATACTTGATAATGTTCCCCTCAGAAACCGAGAAATATCGTCCTCTGTGTTATCCGTATGTTGTCATGCCAGGCCATCTTTTGAGGGTGCTCAGCACCATAGTCTGACAACGCAAGAGGATGGTCAGTTAGGGATGTTCTCAGATCATGAACATCAGGTTGACAGAAGCCTTGTTACGATTGTTAAGTCGGATAAGCCTGGTTTACATGTGAGAGATTTTCACGGTCACTGGGTTCTTGTGGATAGTGATCTTGGCCCCCAAGAAGCAATTGTTTATCCTGGCCTTGCTTTATATCAGGCAACTGCGGGCTATATCAGCCCTGCACTTCATCGGACAGACGTTGGTAATCAGCAGGGTAGCATATATGGACGATCTTCTCTTTCTTTTAAACTTATGCCCAAGTCCATGACCAACCTCAATTGTTCAGAGATGCGGGCTGCTGGTCATGGGGTTGAAGCTCAATTCCAGCTTCCCGTACCGGTTGACGACTTTATGCAGAGATCAACTGATCAGTTGCTTAACAGGAGCAATTTCCCGACGTTCAACTTTCCAACAGCCCAAGATG GATCTATGAAGCCCATGATGAGGAGGAGGAAGAGTAACTCAAGATCTAAACCTCTTCCGCCTTCAAAGAGGTTGAGATTGGAGGCACAAAGAGTTCTGAAAGAGAGAGTTCAAGATATAGCTGATAAGAAGGGCATCAAGCTGAGGTTCTGCACCTTAAAGGATTGTGAAAGTCACATCCAGTCACTTGATAGCCCGTGTACGAACATAAGAATGGAGATTGGATGGCCACCGGGAGTTCCATTTGTTCACCCACATGATCTCCCAAATAAGGCTAAGATTGGATTTCTTGAAACATATGAACCTGGTTGGTCTGCAACTCATGATATGGAGTTAAGCCTAATCGATCCCGGACAGCCAAGTCAACACACTGCTAACT GA
- the LOC132617029 gene encoding uncharacterized protein LOC132617029 isoform X1 gives MAGNGLPALGRVKLSDLIPLEGLPSDSYKLSVSTLSQSLAQYSAAIIQLSTSDGALLRSSLESARLYFQHKPSYPAADVIHSDDSREWCKTSGYHADPQQWQETYDFRPGLTPTEPNSDIEFPPAGLSDIFSVLGRAARDILDAISFYLNLRSSPFTEILDNVPLRNREISSSVLSVCCHARPSFEGAQHHSLTTQEDGQLGMFSDHEHQVDRSLVTIVKSDKPGLHVRDFHGHWVLVDSDLGPQEAIVYPGLALYQATAGYISPALHRTDVGNQQGSIYGRSSLSFKLMPKSMTNLNCSEMRAAGHGVEAQFQLPVPVDDFMQRSTDQLLNRSNFPTFNFPTAQDGSMKPMMRRRKSNSRSKPLPPSKRLRLEAQRVLKERVQDIADKKGIKLRFCTLKDCESHIQSLDSPCTNIRMEIGWPPGVPFVHPHDLPNKAKIGFLETYEPGWSATHDMELSLIDPGQPSQHTANCNYHSPN, from the exons ATGGCAGGCAATGGCCTGCCAGCTCTGGGTCGTGTGAAGCTCAGTGATTTGATACCATTGGAAGGTCTTCCTTCTGATTCGTATAAATTATCGGTCTCAACTTTGTCACAGTCATTGGCTCAGTATTCAGCTGCCATTATCCAGTTATCGACAAGTGATGGAGCACTTTTAAGGTCTAGTTTAGAGTCTGCTCGACTTTACTTTCAACACAAACCCTCTTATCCTGCTGCGGATGTTATTCATTCTGATGACTCTCGTGAGTGGTGTAAGACCTCTGGTTACCATGCAGATCCTCAACAATGGCAAGAAACTTATGATTTCAGGCCAGGGCTTACTCCTACGGAACCCAACAGTGATATTGAGTTCCCTCCTGCTGGTTTGTCTGACATATTCTCTGTGCTTGGAAGAGCAGCAAGAGATATATTGGACGCCATCAGCTTCTATTTAAATCTGCGTAGCTCCCCATTTACTGAAATACTTGATAATGTTCCCCTCAGAAACCGAGAAATATCGTCCTCTGTGTTATCCGTATGTTGTCATGCCAGGCCATCTTTTGAGGGTGCTCAGCACCATAGTCTGACAACGCAAGAGGATGGTCAGTTAGGGATGTTCTCAGATCATGAACATCAGGTTGACAGAAGCCTTGTTACGATTGTTAAGTCGGATAAGCCTGGTTTACATGTGAGAGATTTTCACGGTCACTGGGTTCTTGTGGATAGTGATCTTGGCCCCCAAGAAGCAATTGTTTATCCTGGCCTTGCTTTATATCAGGCAACTGCGGGCTATATCAGCCCTGCACTTCATCGGACAGACGTTGGTAATCAGCAGGGTAGCATATATGGACGATCTTCTCTTTCTTTTAAACTTATGCCCAAGTCCATGACCAACCTCAATTGTTCAGAGATGCGGGCTGCTGGTCATGGGGTTGAAGCTCAATTCCAGCTTCCCGTACCGGTTGACGACTTTATGCAGAGATCAACTGATCAGTTGCTTAACAGGAGCAATTTCCCGACGTTCAACTTTCCAACAGCCCAAGATG GATCTATGAAGCCCATGATGAGGAGGAGGAAGAGTAACTCAAGATCTAAACCTCTTCCGCCTTCAAAGAGGTTGAGATTGGAGGCACAAAGAGTTCTGAAAGAGAGAGTTCAAGATATAGCTGATAAGAAGGGCATCAAGCTGAGGTTCTGCACCTTAAAGGATTGTGAAAGTCACATCCAGTCACTTGATAGCCCGTGTACGAACATAAGAATGGAGATTGGATGGCCACCGGGAGTTCCATTTGTTCACCCACATGATCTCCCAAATAAGGCTAAGATTGGATTTCTTGAAACATATGAACCTGGTTGGTCTGCAACTCATGATATGGAGTTAAGCCTAATCGATCCCGGACAGCCAAGTCAACACACTGCTAACTGTAACTATCATTCCCCTAATTAG